One genomic region from Pseudomonas sp. R5-89-07 encodes:
- a CDS encoding nitrilase family protein translates to MNESTSPVRVAVVQFDPQVGTHNRPSNLETSLSLALQAVNNGANLIVLPELANTGYLFNNRQDAYLHAEPVPDGPSVRAWMDFAQSHQVHLVAGLAERDGMQLFDTAVLLGPDGLIGKYRKAHLWNKEKLWFSPGNLGFPVFETPIGRIGLLICWDIWFPEVPRILTQQGADIICSLNNWVWTPPPLFDEAGKCMASYLTMTAAHVNNVFIAAANRIGEEQDARYLGCSLIAGTNGWPIGKVASPNEQAIIYADIDLSSARSAPIWNSLNDLQRDRRSDLYDGMLGYRLHPCLPR, encoded by the coding sequence ATGAACGAGTCCACGAGTCCCGTACGCGTCGCCGTTGTGCAATTTGATCCGCAAGTCGGCACCCACAATCGCCCCTCCAACCTGGAAACCAGCCTGAGCCTTGCCCTGCAAGCGGTGAACAATGGCGCCAATCTGATTGTGCTGCCGGAGTTGGCCAACACCGGTTATCTATTCAACAATCGCCAGGATGCCTATCTGCATGCCGAACCCGTTCCAGACGGTCCGAGCGTACGGGCCTGGATGGATTTCGCCCAGTCTCACCAGGTGCATCTCGTGGCAGGCCTGGCTGAACGTGACGGCATGCAACTGTTCGACACCGCCGTGCTGCTGGGCCCCGACGGCCTGATTGGCAAATACCGCAAAGCCCACCTCTGGAACAAGGAAAAGCTCTGGTTCAGCCCTGGCAACCTTGGATTCCCAGTGTTTGAAACACCCATAGGCCGCATAGGCCTACTGATCTGCTGGGACATCTGGTTCCCCGAAGTCCCACGCATCCTGACCCAGCAGGGCGCCGATATCATTTGCAGCCTGAATAACTGGGTGTGGACCCCGCCACCGCTGTTCGACGAAGCCGGCAAATGCATGGCCTCGTACCTGACCATGACGGCTGCCCACGTCAACAACGTGTTCATTGCTGCCGCCAACCGCATCGGCGAAGAACAGGACGCGCGCTACCTTGGGTGTTCATTGATTGCCGGCACCAACGGCTGGCCTATCGGCAAGGTCGCCTCACCCAATGAGCAGGCGATTATTTACGCCGACATCGACCTCTCCAGCGCCCGCAGCGCGCCGATCTGGAACAGCCTCAATGACCTGCAACGGGATCGTCGCAGCGACCTGTATGACGGGATGCTCGGTTACCGCCTTCACCCGTGCCTGCCACGCTGA
- a CDS encoding RebB family R body protein has protein sequence MTEVNSQITDAVTQTNVKVVAEAPAQAIASLYQVASSAAGLSLQNAVNSQQAMNQISNAVISKAVALIMQIGEKG, from the coding sequence ATGACAGAGGTCAACAGTCAGATCACCGACGCGGTCACCCAAACCAACGTGAAGGTGGTGGCGGAAGCGCCGGCCCAGGCCATTGCGTCGCTGTACCAGGTGGCCAGCAGCGCGGCGGGCCTGTCGTTGCAGAACGCGGTCAACAGCCAGCAGGCGATGAACCAGATTTCCAATGCGGTCATCTCCAAGGCCGTGGCGCTGATCATGCAGATTGGCGAGAAGGGCTGA
- a CDS encoding RNA polymerase sigma factor: MGMTIGFKGFSGADDHLFEASWRAVHGELRRRALRRAKGNQDQGQEWLSATAIKALLFFRRSPERIRDPQGFLFLVLDHVFLDSVRRSKREGRLFDDSVDLEHDHLAALAAPCASVLERVECYERLEQVKAQVARLPMLQQRLFEMRFVDDLPYPQIAAELQVKLPLVRKRVQLLRSALR, encoded by the coding sequence ATGGGGATGACTATTGGGTTCAAGGGCTTTAGCGGCGCCGATGATCACTTGTTCGAAGCGAGTTGGCGCGCCGTGCATGGCGAGCTCAGGCGCCGCGCCTTGCGGCGGGCCAAGGGCAATCAGGATCAGGGCCAGGAGTGGCTGTCGGCCACGGCGATCAAGGCCCTTTTGTTTTTTCGGCGCTCGCCGGAGCGTATTCGCGACCCCCAGGGGTTTCTGTTTCTGGTGCTCGATCATGTGTTTCTCGACAGCGTGCGGCGTAGCAAGCGCGAGGGGCGGCTGTTCGATGATTCGGTGGATCTTGAGCACGATCACCTGGCCGCGCTTGCCGCGCCCTGCGCTTCGGTGCTGGAGCGGGTGGAATGCTATGAGCGCCTGGAACAGGTCAAGGCGCAGGTGGCGCGGTTGCCGATGTTGCAGCAGCGCTTGTTCGAGATGCGCTTTGTCGACGACCTGCCGTATCCGCAGATTGCCGCCGAGTTGCAGGTGAAGCTGCCGCTGGTGCGCAAGCGCGTGCAGCTGCTGCGCAGTGCCTTGCGCTGA
- the gabD gene encoding NADP-dependent succinate-semialdehyde dehydrogenase — protein MQLKDTQLFRQQAFIDGAWVDADNGQTIKVNNPATGEILGTVPKMGAAETRRAIEAADKALPAWRALTAKERANKLRRWFELLIENQDDLGRLMTLEQGKPLAEAKGEIVYAASFIEWFAEEAKRIYGDVIPGHQPDKRLIVIKQPIGVTAAITPWNFPAAMITRKAGPALAAGCTMVIKPASQTPFSALALVELAHRAGIPKGVLSVVTGSAGDIGGELTSNPTVRKLSFTGSTEIGRQLMAECAKDIKKVSLELGGNAPFIVFDDADLDKAVEGAIISKYRNNGQTCVCANRLYIQDSVYDAFAEKLKVAVTKLKIGNGLEEGTTTGPLIDEKAVAKVQEHIADALSKGAKLLAGGKVMEGNFFEPTILTDVPKNAAVAKEETFGPLAPLFRFKDEAEVIAMANDTEFGLASYFYARDLGRVFRVAEALEYGMVGVNTGLISNEVAPFGGIKASGLGREGSKYGIEDYLEIKYLCLGI, from the coding sequence ATGCAGCTTAAAGACACCCAGTTGTTCCGCCAGCAAGCCTTTATCGATGGCGCTTGGGTCGATGCGGACAATGGTCAAACCATCAAGGTCAACAACCCGGCCACGGGCGAAATTCTCGGCACCGTGCCAAAGATGGGCGCCGCCGAAACCCGCCGCGCCATCGAAGCCGCCGACAAGGCCCTGCCGGCCTGGCGTGCCCTCACCGCCAAGGAGCGCGCCAACAAGCTGCGCCGCTGGTTTGAGCTGCTGATCGAAAACCAGGACGACCTTGGCCGCCTGATGACCCTCGAACAAGGCAAGCCGCTGGCCGAAGCCAAGGGCGAAATCGTCTACGCCGCCTCCTTTATCGAGTGGTTCGCCGAAGAAGCCAAGCGCATCTACGGTGACGTGATCCCCGGCCACCAGCCCGACAAGCGCCTGATCGTGATCAAGCAGCCAATCGGCGTGACCGCGGCCATCACACCCTGGAACTTCCCTGCGGCGATGATCACCCGCAAAGCCGGCCCGGCCCTGGCCGCCGGTTGCACCATGGTGATCAAGCCCGCTTCGCAAACCCCGTTCTCGGCCCTGGCCCTGGTTGAGCTGGCACACCGCGCCGGTATCCCCAAAGGCGTGCTGAGCGTGGTCACCGGCAGCGCCGGCGACATCGGCGGCGAGCTGACCAGCAACCCGACTGTGCGTAAATTGTCCTTCACCGGCTCCACCGAAATCGGTCGCCAGTTGATGGCCGAATGCGCCAAGGACATCAAGAAGGTCTCCCTGGAGCTGGGCGGCAACGCGCCGTTCATCGTGTTCGACGACGCCGACCTGGATAAGGCCGTCGAAGGCGCGATCATCTCCAAGTACCGCAACAACGGCCAGACTTGCGTGTGCGCCAACCGCCTGTACATCCAGGACTCGGTGTACGACGCGTTTGCCGAAAAACTTAAAGTGGCCGTGACCAAACTGAAGATCGGCAACGGTCTGGAAGAGGGCACCACCACGGGCCCGCTGATCGATGAAAAAGCCGTGGCCAAGGTGCAGGAACACATCGCCGACGCCCTGAGCAAAGGCGCCAAGTTGCTGGCCGGTGGCAAGGTGATGGAAGGCAACTTCTTCGAGCCGACCATCCTCACTGACGTGCCGAAAAACGCCGCCGTGGCCAAGGAAGAAACCTTTGGCCCACTGGCGCCGCTGTTCCGCTTCAAAGACGAAGCCGAAGTGATCGCGATGGCCAACGACACCGAATTCGGCCTGGCGTCGTACTTCTATGCACGCGACCTGGGCCGTGTATTCCGCGTGGCCGAGGCGCTGGAATACGGCATGGTCGGCGTCAACACCGGGTTGATCTCCAACGAAGTGGCGCCGTTCGGCGGCATCAAGGCGTCGGGCCTGGGCCGTGAAGGGTCCAAGTACGGGATCGAGGATTACCTGGAAATCAAATACCTCTGCCTGGGCATCTGA
- a CDS encoding Crp/Fnr family transcriptional regulator, which produces MHSKGTVMLDLPFRQTLLARSDLFRGMPEPLLRYVATHMVERVLDDRELLYFKDDTLEFIALVVEGRIYSVVHGPDGREQIIGSTGVGQVVGETALIKDHGRESSTFASGPTRLLQLGSRHFAVLFEEPVFLRRLLMLMMVRLLHAIELLELVCLHRLESRLARFLLANMSDIDLALAMPSVSLPASQGVLASMLNTSRPKLNVQLQLWRRTGVISGNLERMVINDLEHLRRKAFAVN; this is translated from the coding sequence ATGCATTCCAAAGGAACCGTGATGCTCGATCTCCCGTTCAGACAGACCCTGCTTGCCCGCTCCGATTTGTTTCGAGGTATGCCGGAGCCCCTTTTGCGCTATGTCGCCACCCATATGGTGGAGCGCGTATTGGATGATCGTGAGCTGTTGTATTTCAAGGACGACACGCTCGAGTTCATTGCGTTGGTGGTGGAAGGCCGTATTTATTCGGTAGTGCATGGGCCGGACGGTCGGGAGCAGATCATCGGCAGTACGGGGGTGGGGCAGGTGGTGGGGGAGACGGCGTTGATCAAGGACCATGGTCGCGAGTCGTCGACCTTTGCCAGTGGCCCGACGCGTTTGTTGCAGTTGGGCAGCCGCCATTTTGCCGTGCTGTTCGAGGAGCCGGTGTTCCTGCGGCGTTTGCTGATGCTGATGATGGTGCGTTTGCTCCACGCCATCGAGTTGCTTGAGCTGGTGTGCCTGCATCGATTGGAGTCGCGTTTGGCGCGGTTTCTGTTGGCGAATATGAGCGATATCGACCTGGCGCTGGCCATGCCCAGTGTGTCGTTGCCCGCGAGCCAGGGGGTGTTGGCGTCGATGCTCAATACCAGCCGGCCCAAGCTCAATGTGCAGTTGCAACTGTGGCGCCGCACTGGCGTGATCAGCGGCAATCTGGAGCGCATGGTGATCAACGATCTGGAGCATTTGCGGCGCAAGGCGTTTGCTGTGAATTAA
- a CDS encoding RebB family R body protein yields MSTVSPQITDAVTQTNVKVVAESPAMAMSTIYQSMGQATAILFQNSVSAQQQQNTLAQAATNQGVMQIYSVDTTAGAAATEKVAQGGVADNLTSLLTILKSFQP; encoded by the coding sequence ATGAGCACAGTCAGCCCGCAAATCACCGATGCCGTCACCCAGACCAACGTCAAGGTCGTTGCCGAATCGCCAGCGATGGCCATGAGCACGATCTATCAATCCATGGGCCAGGCCACAGCGATCCTGTTCCAGAACTCGGTCTCGGCCCAGCAGCAGCAAAACACCCTGGCCCAGGCGGCCACCAACCAGGGCGTGATGCAGATCTACAGCGTCGACACCACCGCCGGCGCCGCCGCTACCGAAAAAGTCGCCCAGGGCGGAGTGGCCGACAACCTGACCAGCCTGTTGACCATCCTCAAATCCTTCCAGCCGTAA
- the gabT gene encoding 4-aminobutyrate--2-oxoglutarate transaminase, whose translation MSKTNASLMKRREAAVPRGVGQIHPIFAESAKNATVTDVEGREFIDFAGGIAVLNTGHVHPKIIAAVTEQLNKLTHTCFQVLAYEPYVEVCEKVAAKVPGDFAKKTLLVTTGSEAVENAVKIARAATGRAGVIAFTGAYHGRTMMTLGLTGKVVPYSAGMGLMPGGVFRALYPNELHGVSDDDAIASIERIFKNDAEPRDIAAIIIEPVQGEGGFYVAPKTFMKRLRELCDKHGILLIADEVQTGAGRTGTFFAMEQMGVAADLTTFAKSIAGGFPLAGVCGKAEYMDAIAPGGLGGTYAGSPIACAAALAVMEVFEEEHLLDRCKAVGERLVTGLKAIQAKYPVIGEVRALGAMIAVELFEDGDSHKPNAAAVAAVVAKARDKGLILLSCGTYGNVLRVLVPLTSPDEQLDKGLAIIEECFSEL comes from the coding sequence ATGAGCAAGACCAACGCATCCCTGATGAAACGCCGCGAAGCCGCTGTACCGCGCGGTGTTGGCCAGATTCACCCGATCTTCGCCGAATCGGCGAAGAACGCCACCGTGACCGACGTTGAAGGTCGCGAGTTCATCGACTTCGCCGGCGGTATCGCTGTGCTGAACACCGGCCACGTGCACCCGAAAATCATCGCCGCCGTGACCGAGCAGTTGAACAAGCTGACGCACACCTGCTTCCAGGTGCTGGCCTACGAGCCCTACGTCGAAGTCTGCGAAAAAGTCGCGGCCAAGGTGCCCGGTGATTTCGCCAAGAAAACCCTGCTGGTCACCACCGGTTCCGAAGCGGTGGAAAACGCCGTGAAAATCGCCCGCGCCGCCACGGGCCGTGCCGGCGTGATCGCCTTCACCGGTGCTTACCACGGCCGCACCATGATGACCCTGGGCCTGACCGGCAAAGTCGTGCCTTACTCGGCCGGCATGGGCCTGATGCCAGGCGGCGTGTTCCGTGCGCTATACCCGAACGAACTGCACGGTGTGAGCGATGACGACGCCATCGCCAGCATCGAGCGTATCTTCAAGAACGATGCCGAGCCGCGTGATATCGCTGCGATCATCATCGAGCCGGTGCAGGGTGAAGGCGGTTTCTACGTCGCGCCGAAAACCTTCATGAAGCGCCTGCGCGAACTGTGCGACAAGCACGGCATCCTGCTGATCGCCGACGAAGTGCAAACCGGTGCCGGCCGTACCGGGACCTTCTTCGCCATGGAACAGATGGGCGTTGCCGCCGACCTGACCACCTTCGCCAAATCCATCGCTGGCGGCTTCCCGCTGGCCGGTGTGTGCGGCAAGGCTGAATACATGGACGCCATCGCCCCAGGCGGCTTGGGCGGCACCTATGCCGGCAGCCCGATTGCCTGCGCTGCCGCCTTGGCGGTAATGGAAGTGTTCGAAGAAGAGCACCTGCTGGACCGCTGCAAGGCCGTCGGCGAGCGCCTGGTGACCGGCCTCAAGGCCATCCAGGCCAAATACCCGGTGATCGGCGAAGTGCGTGCCCTGGGCGCGATGATTGCCGTGGAGCTGTTCGAAGATGGCGACAGCCACAAGCCGAACGCCGCCGCTGTTGCCGCCGTGGTGGCCAAGGCGCGCGACAAGGGCCTGATCCTGCTGTCCTGCGGTACCTACGGCAACGTGTTGCGCGTACTTGTGCCGTTGACTTCCCCGGACGAGCAGTTGGATAAAGGTTTGGCAATCATTGAAGAGTGCTTCTCCGAGCTTTAA
- a CDS encoding RebB family R body protein, with amino-acid sequence MAFVSEQITDAVTQTNVKVVAESPAMAMSTIYQSMAQATAILFQNAVSAQQQQNTLAQAATNQGVMQIYSVDTTAGAAATEKVAQGGVSDNLTSLLTVLKSFQS; translated from the coding sequence ATGGCATTTGTCAGCGAACAAATTACCGACGCAGTCACCCAGACCAACGTCAAAGTGGTGGCCGAATCGCCAGCGATGGCGATGAGCACCATCTACCAGTCGATGGCGCAGGCCACCGCGATTCTGTTCCAGAACGCGGTATCGGCCCAGCAGCAGCAAAACACCCTGGCCCAGGCGGCCACCAACCAGGGCGTGATGCAGATCTACAGCGTCGACACCACCGCAGGCGCCGCCGCTACCGAAAAAGTCGCCCAGGGCGGCGTGTCGGATAACCTCACCAGCCTGTTGACCGTGCTCAAGTCGTTCCAGTCTTAA